The Alnus glutinosa chromosome 1, dhAlnGlut1.1, whole genome shotgun sequence region taaattcccATTATCTGGTTGATATTGTTCTTCTTATTTCTTGaacaacaaaaatcaatttccttaATAATCCGGTTTCTTCTCAGTGCCTTGTACCAGCTCCATCTTGTGAAAGCAGAAACTGCTCGAGCTTGCATCCCGAAAGAGTTTAAATTAGTTGAAGCTTTTGGGTACTAATATTTATTACCACTGTTGTTTTTATGTGAGGGCATAACATATATTAGTGGGAGCACTGTATAAATGATGACATAAACCACCTAATAACACCTACACCAGCTAATATGGAAATGGTTGCTCCAACTATTCTTCTCCTGTAAAGGATAGGTGTGATTTCAGACTTTAGGAATTTCATTTTGCATAAGACAAATTCTGAATTTACACTTTGCAGGTACACTCTTGGTGGCTTCTTTCTTGCCAGCTATGATGACAGTCCAGCTGGAGTCTTCGATGAGGTTCTATATTATTATTGCTTTAGGAAGTTGCTGATTCAGTTTTTGAAAATTGAGATCATTAATAAGAGTAATCCTGTGGCAGGAAATGGTAAACTTTCCAATGTTTGCTCCAGGAAAatatgtaaaagaaaagaatttatctttaacttatcaaaaaagaaaagaaagaatttatCTTTAACTTAATTCATTTAGTCCCTAACATATAACAGTGTGCATATTTTTTTACCAGCTCGTGGTGATTGCGGGGCTTGTATGGAACCGACCAACATCTTGCGCGTATGTTTCCATCCAAATCTTACTTTATAATAAGAAAACATAATTATCATTTCATAGAAGTGATTGACCTTCTTCCTTTTTAGGTAGGCACACCCTATGGCCAAGCACACTGACATCCTAAACCCATGCGTGTCCTAGAATTTGATCTTGGGACCTCAAGTTTGAGTATTATGTTAACTGACACTGAAACCAAAGGCCTTTCACGAAATACACCATTAATTGGTCTGTTAGTGAAGTATCTTGTTGAAAGATTTTCCTAGTCTGGCAGAACAACCCAGAAACAATTGAAATAAGGCTTTCTGCTCACATATAGCAcctgattttcttttttagttggCCTGAAAGCTAGCAAAATTTGCTTGACTTTTCCAAATTGAGCTGATTTCTACCACTGAAGGCTGGTTTTTTGAATGTGAGACACTTATATTGGACTACTCAACTTTGCAACTTGAATGTGCCATTGATTCTATATACGTACTAGCAGGGGAATCATTGTCTATACTATGTACAGTCGTGTTTGCCATTGTATGATAGAAACAATTGAAATAAGGCTTTCTGCTCACATATAGCAcctgattttctttttagttggcCTGAAAGCTACGCTTAGAGATTTCATCCAATTCATAATTTAACCATGCCTCAGAACAGAATTCAAATTTGTAGCAGAAAAAGTTGGTTGTTTGTACACTATACCATCAGAGGTTGTTTACTTGAAAGTGAGCATTCTTAACTTTGGCTTTTGTCAGCAGATGGGCAGCTAAGGTGCTTGTGAACAGCAATAAGGCTTGTGATCATGGAAGAAAGGTGGGAGCAAGGTTGCAGACTTCTTCTTAGTCCAACTTTAAgatccttaaattttttttattttttttataaaagtaaatttagttttatttaaaggGTAAGACGCCCTTAAGTACACTGAAAGTATATAAAAGGAAACATCTAATTAGGAATAGAAAAACTAATAAGGAAATTAGCAAAGCTAATTGACAGTGGGGAcaaaaaagccaccgtccaaagatacagcatatgaaaaaacgaagctaaaatatcctccatgaAACTCTTCAAATCCTCAACCTCCCTTTACAACAATATTGCACTGTTAAGATATTGTAGATGATGTTGGCTGTATACATTCAATGAcgtaaaatttgaaaagaaatgcTTTCAGAACAATCACATGCTTCTTGAAGCAAAAAAGAAGCATGTTATGGCCCTTCCAGATGGAAATTgatgaatttcttttctttttctttttcttttattagccACCTTCTGATATAGGGTAGCACACTCCACAACATTCCCTCCTCCCCTAGTCATGTGGTGACCACAATTTGAGATCATGTTACATAATAGCATGGAAGTTACTTTGACACTAAAAAAGTcacattctttttttaatttccatcCATAAATCTGTGGTCTTCTTTTGCATTTTTGCCCCCTTGCAGGAAGTAGGGCTTCCAAGTCAGCTTGCCAGGATTTCAAAGGTAGGACCTGGGCCTTGTACTTTGCTATTGCCTTTATGATActtaaatattcaaaattagAACCTTGGTCCTTTTGTGTAATATTCAAGGTAAATGCATATATGCTTTCCCTGTTATATATGCATATGggcattcataaaaaaaaatcaacaattaatttGTATCTTGTACTTAATGCGATGTCTGTTCAAAGCAGAGAATCACAGCAATCACAAGGCAACCAAAGAGTAAAGACATTGGATTTTTAGACGTGATTGGTATGGGTACTACTTTCAGTAGTCGGAGGGATCGTATGAATGTTCAAGAGACCGAAATCAAAGGTCTTGATACAAAAGATACCTGCAATATCAACCTTACAACTATTGGTGAGTTGGTTAAATTGATGTCATTGAGTACTGCTGGCTACTGTAATAGTTAACATTGATCCTTTATCTTTTAGTATAGTATGGCATTTTTTGATAGGaaaacctttatatatatatatatatatatatatatatatatatatatatatatatattttttttttttaaaaaaaaaaaaaaaaaccttcttgTAATTTTTACACATTTACAATTTGGGGGCTCTGATATTCGAGTTTATTTTCGTAGTTCATTTATGTTCCATATAAGATGGATTACTTCCTAATCTACATCTTTGTAAAGCcccttattttctcttttactttttctgtGGCTGCCTAACTTACTTGAATGTGGCATAAAATAGGGAAGTATAATCTGAGAAAAAGTCCataattaacatgatcatagaGGAGAGAGGATGTATCATTGATTGTAATGTGGGGCTTAGACATATTGCTCACCCTCACCTGACATAATTAACAGTCATCACACCAGAACTCACCCTCACCTCCATACTCACCAATGGAATACTACATTTCTTCAAGACCCTTTGATACCtccatttcttttctctataaatGCTACATGCACTCCCAAATGCACAGTCTCTGACGTGGCagaaaaaaaatcaccattagattttgaattcaatggtaattttcgCTACCACGCCAGAGAGTGTGCACTTGGAATGcatgtatcatttctctttcctgATTACCATCTAATGGATTATTTGAaatttccagctttttataaaattcattgTGTATATAGATGGAATTTTGACTTCCCAACCTGGTATCTCTCCTCTTGAAGTTGAGCTACTTCGGCTGGAGTCGTGAGATCTTTCCAGTGGACTATATGAAAACATGGATAGCTAGGCCTCCTGAGGAACTGTATTACGGGCTTCTTAGTTGCTTCCTCATGCTAGCAAGCTTCTATAGTCTTTGTTGGTTCTTTTGGCTTACATATGCTCCACCATGGGCTTGCTTCTGTCCAGCTTTTAGGTTTGTCCGCTTTGTAACCTTTGCCCGGGAAGCAGGCTTAGTTAGGTGGGAAGAAGTTAAACGATCACTATGATTGGACATTGGTCAATCACTCTTTCCTTGCAGTCAGGCAACTGCTTTCTTGTCAGCAATTTCGGCCTCTCCCTGGGACAAGCTTACCTAACCTATTACTTATGTTCTTCCTTTTGTTGGCTAGATGCCTTCTCCTCGTCCTCTGTCTTCCTCATCTAAAACAATGTGTTGCACCTCGAAGGAGATATCACATTCCTTATTTATCTCTTAAAATTATCCTCATTCATACTTGTCAATGATTTTGtcattatttttcttggtcaCGAGCTTGGTGATGGCAGTGCCTGCATCTAATTACAAGTGGAAGGGGCCAGCCATCAAAATGTCTCTTCCAAGTTATAGGTAAGTTTTGCCAAGGGATTTGTTCTAGGAGTTGTTTCAGAAATTTTAGTTGAGATTTTATTGTAGGTGCCCCTACTTCGTGACAGCTAATATTTTTGTGGTGTGAAATTGCAGCGGCCGAACCAAGCATAATCCCAACCTTCTCAAGTATTCTTGCCAGATTGAGTGCAGgttcttttttcccctttgaTCTCCAAGTCACTCTTTTGTGCTCGTCATGCATCACTATGTTAAGTTAATATTCATGTCTTATATGAAAAACCCACCAAAATTAACTCAAAACTAATTTTTGGTTGAATAAGTTACTATTCATGATTTTGATATAAATGCTTGCATATTGTGGTTGCTTCCTGACTAATGTCTGATATAGGGTGCGAGCAGTGCAGCCAGCTGAAGTATCAAGACTACTTCCTAAACTCAATAATGACACAGAAGGCGGTTATTCAGTACAACGTAGTTACAATGTCGTGGAGTCTACATCTGAGGAACACATAGATAATGGAGAAAACATCAGCATGTCTGTCATGTTGTCAAAACCCATATTGGCTTTGGAGTTCAGTTGTTTGAAAATGAAGGTCGAAGCTCCCATTGTAGTTTCCCCTTGCTCTACAAATTCTTAGGAGCGTAAGTATTGCAGAAATTCTTTCATAGTGCTGTAGTACTGTACAAGAATATGAATGAATGAAGTTCATTTCCCTAAATTGCCTCCAcaccccctttttctttttcttttttttttttttttttttttttttttttttaacgttaaGAAGAAATTACATTAAATTAGGGCTGGGCAACCCATAAcgtaaaaaaaacattaaaacctatgaatgaaagtacgcggaggcaatgcttccgaagatgcgggcctATTGAGCCTTGACACGGATGCCAAGAACCTAGGCCACCAGTAAAGGTGGTAAAGGATGGATGCAGAATCCGGAGGATCCAAACACCACTTGGGTAACCATTACAGAGATcacaacagaaaatcctaagtaacaaaaaaatacaacaaactgctcagaaatacaaaagaacaaaaaaaatcacaacaacaacaacacaataGCAGCATCTAAACGGCGGTGGGGTGTGGGCTGGGAGTCCCTTGAGATGGCGCGTGAAGTACACACGCCTACTGCGGAGGACCTCTCTCCATCGGCTAACACCACGAATGGCTCGAGACCACCAACAGCAGAGGCGGGGGAAGGGGGAAGCCGGTTCAGTCCCTGTACGCAACGGCGCGTGCATACCACGCTCCGGTTTGCGGGAGACCGGTGGAACCGCTTCTGATGTCGATGGAGTCGGAGGGTGGCGGCGAAACTGATGGAGAGGCGCGTGCCTTGTAAATCGAGGTGGAGGATCGTAGATCGGGAATCAAAAATTCTAATCCAAGAACCTAACCAAAAGACACAGTGAGCACGATGGATGGTGGAAAAGACCGGTAGATGAGGTGTTGAGGAGCagaaaagcaagaaacataaggCAAAAACAAGATCCAGCAAGAGAAAGGCTAGAGCATGTTTGTGCATGATAAAGGCTTCTCTAGAGGAAGAAGCAAGAGCCACAACGGAGGCGGCGGCATAGGGGGATAAGGGGGGAAAAGGAAGAGGGGAAAAAGTAAAGGGAGAGAAAAGGGAGGGAAGCTGGCGATGGGATTTTTCGGGGGTTCAGGGGAAGGGGAAacaggagagagaagagagcgtTTTTCAAATTGCCTccactttttattttcaagtgttttttgCATAGTAGGAATGTGACGACAGCTTCTAGCAATattgattttatgaaaattcACCTTCTCAACGAGGGAACATTTCAACATTCTAGTTTATCTTAAATTATCTTGTAATGGTCATATTATTTTGCACTGATCAGTTATTTAAATTTGTGATACAAACTACTAAAAatgaccccaaaaaaaaaaaaaaaaacttcctttCCCTTTTACTTGAGATCTTTACAAAATTCTTCCACATTCCACAGCATGGACAAATCCAAGGatccaacaaacaaataaatgcaGTTTTCACACTCATATGATTTACCTTTTGCAATCAAACACTACTTACAAACTTGATCCGGTATCTGATACAAGAATCAGAATGCTTCTGGAAGAGGCCGGCCTTGTAAAAATGATTTGAACAGCACAAGTGATCTCTCAGGCTGAGAGAATGGGGCTTCGTGGGATGCTCCTCTAATGGTGGCAAATGAAAGAATATTACCATAAACTTGAGTCCAACCACCGACCTGAAGGTAAAAGACAATGAGAATCTGTTTAGAACAGCAACTTCTTAGTAGTAACAATTGGTAGTTATTGAGGTAAATTAGTCTTCAAAAAGATTCACCTGCTGCCCTTCAAACCATACTCTGTAAGGCACAGAGGTTTTCAGTCCTAATTCCTCTGCTAGTCCATGAACTAACTTTCGACTTCCAGTCAAAGGGATGACAGAATCTTGATCTCCACTgtcatttgaaaatttattatgTAATCAACTACAATAATCTTCAAGATAAGTCTTTTCATTCATTTATCCAACTTGGAGATTGTTAAATGACTTAAGGTTAGATGCATTTACCTATAAACCAAGACTGGGATTCCTGCCTTAACGAGTTTTCCCACAATTGATATTGTTGGTATCTCCAAGTCGAGCATCGTATAATCGAGGATTCTGCAGTGGACATAGAGGAAGAGAAGTCATTAAAGAAACCGATAAAAGAAATCACTGCCCCGGACAGTCcaggatttaaaagaaaaagaatgtgTACAACTTCTAGACTTCATTTTTCTTCCAGACATAGTCTTGCATATAGGCTAATATTGCTTCTTGTTCtgtcaaattgtttttttcttgcttaCAATCGAGGAAGGCACTTTTTTTCCCGCCAAGTGTTGGTTTTCTTCTTATAAAAACAAGTCCTCATGAAAATTCAGCAATCTTGAAAGCTAACACACTACACCACTTGACCCACTGCTTTAATTAATCATTGACTTTATCAACGTGCAAATTCCTATCTGAGAACAAGACACTACAAAGTTAATATAAGTATAGCGCAAGATCAACAAATTGATATTCTCTTGCACTTTTCTATATTTAAACGGTATCTCGTTACTTTCAAATTAGCACAAGGTGCATTAATTTGATTTCGGTTGGAAGAGAATTACTTGCTGCAAACAACCCATTGGCGAACTCCTACAAGACGTGCATGAAGAGCTATCTGCACATCTCTCCTGTTTAGATAATTAACTGTTTCATCTTCCACACAGACATCTATTGTCTCGGCAACTTGCTGGGACAAAGAAAATCAGAATGAGTTATTTGTTCTCGATCATATAGTAACACAATTTGAAAATGGAATCCGAAATGGAGTGGATGGAAAAGCTAACAAGTGATAGATGTACTCACCTGGGGACTAAGGTGCTTGGACTGTGAGAAGACAGATGATATACAGACATCAAGGGTAACATCATACTTGTCCACAAATCTACTGGTTTCTTTACTCACTTGGCTCATCACCCTTGAACAAATAGGAGAAACATTTCCTCTGTAATATTCGTTCACATATCGCGAATAGTTgcaaacagaagtgaacaattTATATGTTGAGTCTGATATCAATCCATGGGACCAGAAGAACTCAGCCCTTGAATTTAAGTCTGTGGCGAATTCTAAAACTGGATTACCCAGCTGCAATTAGAGTAAAGACATGTTTCAGAACAATAATTTCATTGGCAAACTGAAAGTCCCTGAAAGACTGAGTGGGCTCATCTGTTTAAAGAACCATGTTGCAAAAGATCAACATTCAGTTTG contains the following coding sequences:
- the LOC133863900 gene encoding protein NEOXANTHIN-DEFICIENT 1, with translation MDVGETKCSKGYGKAPWIFKGSALYQLHLVKAETARACIPKEFKLVEAFGYTLGGFFLASYDDSPAGVFDELVVIAGLVWNRPTSCAWAAKVLVNSNKACDHGRKEVGLPSQLARISKRITAITRQPKSKDIGFLDVIGMGTTFSSRRDRMNVQETEIKGLDTKDTCNINLTTIVPASNYKWKGPAIKMSLPSYSGRTKHNPNLLKYSCQIECRVRAVQPAEVSRLLPKLNNDTEGGYSVQRSYNVVESTSEEHIDNGENISMSVMLSKPILALEFSCLKMKVEAPIVVSPCSTNS
- the LOC133863886 gene encoding serine carboxypeptidase-like 45 isoform X1, with translation MLSVPWQTTAMAVVLLQLYFLREAESFPSEVDRIIRLPGQPQVGFPQYSGYVTVDDKKQKALFYYFAEAEVDPASKPLVLWLNGGPGCSSLGVGAFSENGPFRPSGEVLVRNQYSWNREANMLYLESPIGVGFSYATDTSSYEAVNDKITARDNLVFLQRWYERFPLYRNRSLFITGESYAGHYVPQLAELMLQFNKEKLFNLKGIALGNPVLEFATDLNSRAEFFWSHGLISDSTYKLFTSVCNYSRYVNEYYRGNVSPICSRVMSQVSKETSRFVDKYDVTLDVCISSVFSQSKHLSPQQVAETIDVCVEDETVNYLNRRDVQIALHARLVGVRQWVVCSKILDYTMLDLEIPTISIVGKLVKAGIPVLVYSGDQDSVIPLTGSRKLVHGLAEELGLKTSVPYRVWFEGQQVGGWTQVYGNILSFATIRGASHEAPFSQPERSLVLFKSFLQGRPLPEAF
- the LOC133863886 gene encoding serine carboxypeptidase-like 45 isoform X2, which produces MLSVPWQTTAMAVVLLQLYFLREAESFPSEVDRIIRLPGQPQVGFPQYSGYVTVDDKKQKALFYYFAEAEVDPASKPLVLWLNGGPGCSSLGVGAFSENGPFRPSGEVLVRNQYSWNREANMLYLESPIGVGFSYATDTSSYEAVNDKITGMDNLVFLQRWYERFPLYRNRSLFITGESYAGHYVPQLAELMLQFNKEKLFNLKGIALGNPVLEFATDLNSRAEFFWSHGLISDSTYKLFTSVCNYSRYVNEYYRGNVSPICSRVMSQVSKETSRFVDKYDVTLDVCISSVFSQSKHLSPQQVAETIDVCVEDETVNYLNRRDVQIALHARLVGVRQWVVCSKILDYTMLDLEIPTISIVGKLVKAGIPVLVYSGDQDSVIPLTGSRKLVHGLAEELGLKTSVPYRVWFEGQQVGGWTQVYGNILSFATIRGASHEAPFSQPERSLVLFKSFLQGRPLPEAF